A region of the Kribbella sp. NBC_01245 genome:
CGACACCGGTGCTCCCGGCAAACAACATGGATGCCATGGGCCGTGATGGATCGTTGAGATCCGCAACGCACAGCTGCAGCCGACGTGCAACGACCGACGTGGCAAGGTCTTGGCTGTACACCTTCTCGTCGAGTTGCTGCTTGATCATGGTGCCGTCGACCCTGAATGCGACGTTGACGTTCAGCGACTCCATCAGTACGTCCGAGAGCAGGCGCTTGTCGATGGCACGGTTCGTGTGCCGATGCCAGCCCACCATTGAATCGAGAACCAGGATGGACTTGCGTGGCTGCGAGCTCGCCGGCATGTATCGCTGCGTGTACTCGTAGATCAGCCGGAAGAGATGGTCACCGTGGAACTGATCGGCTACTCCGTAGCGCTCGGCCATGCCTTCGAGAATCTTCACCGTTGTCGCCTCGTCCGGTGGAGCGAGATTGATGCGCTGCAGCCGCTCCACGAGTGGCTGGTTCGGCGCAATGTGGCGGTGGAACTCCTCGTATGTCGTGGCAGCGATCACCCGGATTCCTCGGGCGCCTGAAGCGGCGAGCACAGGCTTGATCGCCTCGACCGCCGCATCCGACAACTGCATGATCTGATGGAACTCGTCGATGAACAGGACCAGCTCACGGCTCTCGTCGCGGGCAAAGCGTTCGGCCTCGTCGAAGAAGCCTTTGAGTGTCGAGGCCATGCGGTCGGAGTCGCCGGCCTCGGAGATCATCCGCGCCGGGTCGACTTCGAGGTAGAGCCGCTGTGGGTCGATCTGACTGACGCCCTGGACGAGCACGGTCTTTCCGGATCCAGCAGGAGCCAGCAGCAGAGCGTTGCACAGTTCGGCGCGCCTCATTGACGCCAGCAACTGTGTCATCTCGTACTCGCGGCCCACGATCTCGCGCTCTGGCGGCTTCATAGGGCTGGACAGGCGGGCAAGCAGTGTGTAGCCCTCGTTCAGTCGGGAACCGTCGAACATGGCCTGCTTCCTTCGCTGCAGTCATGACACGGTCCTCGCACCACCTTGGTCGAGGCGTTGCGAGGACCGTATGAGCTCACCCCGGCTACCGGGGCCTGGTGGTTGATCTGATCCCGATCAGCCCACCGCGAGCTCCTCGGTTCTCGCCGGCGTCGCGGTGTCCTCGAACAGCGGTACGTCGCCGTGCTCCGCAGCGGCCTGCGCCTCGGCGACCGGCGTCCCAGCCTCCTGCTCGGCCGTGGTGCCTGCGGCCTTCTTGGCCGCCTTCATGGATGCGAACTGACCGTCCATCGTCTTGTCGTCGATCTTGAAGTCCGACCGGGTGAGCGACTTCGAGTTGAGAACGAGCCCGCCGCCCTTGGTCGACGGCATCACGTTCGCCTTGACTGCATAGACCCGGCCGATCTCCTGGCCGTCCTTGTTCATGATCGGCTCCGAGTTGGGGCCGGCCGCGTCGACGATCTCGACGAACTGTCCCTTCGAATACGGCGCGCCGTTGTTAAACCGGCTCTTGCCGTCCTCGTCCTTCACTGGCGCGGAGACCAGGTGCAGGTTCGTCTGCTCCGGCCCGCGCGGGTCGCGATGGTCCACCATGACGTCGATGAAACGCGTCTTCCCGTCCTTCGTCGCGCTGTTGTTGTACGTCTTGGCCAGCAGGTTGACGCCGGTCATCGCGCCCTTGCCCTTGAGCAGTGCCATGATCTCTTCTCCCTGTTTCTGCCCGGCTCGACCACGAGTCGGTCTGGATCGGCAACATCCGCTGCGGGTACGAGACCCGGCCCGCGAATCGTCCACAGATTACTATCTAGATAATCATTAATGCAAGTAGAGAAGAGTATCTAATGATTATCTAATGGATGATGTCGCTGGCCGGACCTGCCTAGGTGTCGCGGTTCGCCTCGGATTCGTGGGGATCGGGGGAGTCGGGACCTGAACGGGCGCCGGCCTCGAGGACGACCCGATCGATCTGGTGTTGGAGACGAATGACGAGGGCGGCGTCGAGTGCCGAGGTCGTCCGGCGGTGGGTGAGGTCCTGCTGGGTGCGCAGCTGTGCGAACCGGCTCGGGAGGGTGCTCTTGCCGGCAGAGTCCGTAGACCGTGCCA
Encoded here:
- a CDS encoding AAA family ATPase; this encodes MFDGSRLNEGYTLLARLSSPMKPPEREIVGREYEMTQLLASMRRAELCNALLLAPAGSGKTVLVQGVSQIDPQRLYLEVDPARMISEAGDSDRMASTLKGFFDEAERFARDESRELVLFIDEFHQIMQLSDAAVEAIKPVLAASGARGIRVIAATTYEEFHRHIAPNQPLVERLQRINLAPPDEATTVKILEGMAERYGVADQFHGDHLFRLIYEYTQRYMPASSQPRKSILVLDSMVGWHRHTNRAIDKRLLSDVLMESLNVNVAFRVDGTMIKQQLDEKVYSQDLATSVVARRLQLCVADLNDPSRPMASMLFAGSTGVGKTELTKQLARLLFGDDQRHLIRFDMTEFASDDSFGLFRSELTKRVWDLSHAVLLFDEIEKASPMVTRVLLQVLDDGRLSDDNNREVSFLNTYIVLTTNVGNEIFSTIAQYEPDDTGSGKKLSEYDKLIRRSISTTAGADRFPPELLGRIDAIVPFQPLSLETQRKIVKNKLWSLVEEVRVKHNAQVVMSERVLQYLVDDKGDSDSDAGGARTAVAKLTDEVSTEVARFVNEHPTERRLRVDVKGELASDHKTMLISDGHIVVSAMR